The Benincasa hispida cultivar B227 chromosome 11, ASM972705v1, whole genome shotgun sequence genome has a segment encoding these proteins:
- the LOC120090574 gene encoding uncharacterized protein LOC120090574 → MGNCTSNKYLAETMPMSDEDEEAVETVRRRLVVHDGARKCSANTTTELKIRITKRELEKLLSKVDVEELPVTELLSQLIDVGDAFESTHQRSWRPSLQSIPEVN, encoded by the coding sequence ATGGGAAATTGTACGAGCAACAAATATTTGGCTGAGACGATGCCGATGAGCGATGAGGACGAGGAGGCAGTGGAGACAGTAAGGAGGAGGCTGGTTGTCCATGATGGAGCTCGGAAATGTTCGGCGAATACGACGACCGAGCTGAAGATCAGGATCACAAAGAGAGAGCTGGAGAAATTATTGAGCAAAGTTGATGTGGAGGAGCTGCCAGTGACGGAGCTGTTATCGCAGTTAATCGATGTCGGTGATGCGTTCGAGAGTACTCACCAGCGATCATGGCGGCCTTCTTTGCAAAGTATTCCAGAGGTGAATTGA
- the LOC120090575 gene encoding uncharacterized protein LOC120090575 — MKDSESIKEYSDKLIGITNKERALGTNLSNNRLVQKILVSIFERYEATIAFLENTKDLSKLKVIEVVSALQAQEQRRLMRQEGSIEGALKARMQQGEGGRENKGSSNSSSESAAKDAGSTCKHCGKQIIHISNDGEG, encoded by the coding sequence ATGAAGGATTCTGAGTCCATTAAAGAGTACTCAGATAAGTTGATTGGGATTACTAATAAGGAAAGAGCATTAGGAACCAATTTATCTAACAATAGATTGGTTCAGAAGATTCTAGTTTCAATATTTGAGAGATATGAAGCAACCATTGCTTTCTTAGAAAATACTAAAGACCTCTCAAAACTCAAGGTGATAGAAGTGGTTAGTGCTTTGCAAGCACAAGAGCAGAGGAGGTTGATGAGACAAGAAGGAAGCATTGAGGGGGCATTGAAAGCTAGAATGCAGCAGGGAGAAGGTGGAAGAGAGAATAAGGGAAGTAGTAACAGTAGCTCAGAGTCTGCTGCAAAAGATGCTGGTAGTACATGCAAGCATTGTGGGAAGCAGATCATCCATATTTCAAATGATGGAGAAGGCTAG